A single window of Colletotrichum destructivum chromosome 9, complete sequence DNA harbors:
- a CDS encoding Putative small GTP-binding protein: MAGKMVLYKLVVLGDGGVGKTALTIQLCLQHFVETYDPTIEDSYRKQVVIDGQACMLEVLDTAGQEEYTALRDQWIRDGEGFVLVYSISSRSSFSRIKRFHHQIQRVKESCASSPSYPGSPISAASPQAPVPIMLVGNKSDRVTEREVSTQEGHALARELGCEFVEASAKNCINVEKAFYDVVRILRRQRQAASRPQPGGRSSTRPTNGDAGARYDDKEGGDRYRRKVGRREGKSKCVVL, translated from the exons ATGGCGGGAAAAATGGTGCTGTACAAGTTGGTGGTCCTAGGCGACGGTGGCGTGGGGAAGACCGCTTTGACGATCCAGCTCTGCCTGCAACACTTTGTCGAAACC TACGACCCCACGATTGAGGATTCCTACCGCAAGCAAGTCGTCATCGACGGGCAAGCATGCATGCTCGAAGTCCTCGACACCGCCGGCCAAGAAGAGTACACAGCCCTTCGGGATCAATGGAttcgagacggagaaggcttcgtcctcgtctaCAGCATCTCATCACGGTCGTCCTTTTCACGCATTAAGCGGTTTCACCATCAGATCCAGCGAGTCAAGGAATCATGTGCATCCTCACCGTCATACCCGGGCTCCCCAATTTCGGCAGCTAGCCCGCAAGCCCCCGTGCCCATCATGCTCGTCGGCAACAAGAGCGACAGAGTTACCGAGAGGGAAGTGTCAACACAAGAAGGCCACGCCCTGGCCCGCGAGCTCGGCTGCGAGTTCGTCGAGGCGTCGGCCAAGAACTGCATCAATGTGGAGAAGGCTTTTTACGATGTTGTCAGAATACTTCGGAGGCAGCGCCAGGCAGCCTCGCGGCCCCAACCGGGCGGACGGAGCAGCACCCGGCCAaccaacggcgacgccggtGCGAGGtacgacgacaaggagggcggcgatcgTTATCGTCGCAAAGTGGGCAGACGGGAAGGCAAGAGTAAATGCGTCGTCTTGTGA